From a region of the Myxococcus stipitatus genome:
- a CDS encoding C39 family peptidase — MSPRIEGRQQNYSANNTQASGLPQGRDAQLNLQQLWPYIEKYAQKYGADPKVLAGIVAQESSFKNHGVHADGTGHGLIGLDDNGLLPSFEKWSGMQVGRGANAKTIPPEKQMEFLAKTIGDLTKKHGSGLAAAREWHRGAGAMNDARGYDYQNKIQNHMNRLFPGGKTPSGTTANVPDTTVNPGGEKPGLAPGKSTPGGDPRTPVSGSDYQIKKGDTLWGIASKLKSQGMEGSHWDVINQIRQLNPKITDPNLILAGDSLKLPGVPGKDQSSYTPGTNKPPVDLNPGAKPGGTQGTEGATPVTDGGRVDPSKVPQISQYNPAGKSGGYTNGPANCGPTSMAQIARAFGYGKDMNDAQLINHLGKIGGTGSNGTGVNGIAQMAKAMGKNCVTKGPGANVEWIADQLKQGKLVVANGDYHAMPPHQNEGRTSGHYVTVAGMDSKGNFIVRDPADANVKTITPEQMKHFLRSNPNGGYQMAIG; from the coding sequence ATGTCCCCCCGCATTGAAGGTCGTCAGCAGAACTATTCGGCGAACAACACGCAGGCCTCGGGCCTGCCCCAGGGCCGTGACGCGCAGCTGAACCTGCAGCAGCTCTGGCCGTACATCGAGAAGTACGCGCAGAAGTACGGCGCGGATCCGAAGGTGCTCGCGGGCATCGTCGCGCAGGAGTCCTCGTTCAAGAACCACGGCGTACACGCGGACGGGACGGGCCACGGCCTCATCGGCCTGGACGACAACGGCCTGCTGCCGTCGTTCGAGAAGTGGTCCGGCATGCAGGTGGGCCGCGGCGCCAACGCGAAGACGATTCCGCCCGAGAAGCAGATGGAGTTCCTCGCCAAGACGATTGGCGACCTGACGAAGAAGCACGGCAGTGGCCTGGCCGCCGCGCGCGAGTGGCACCGGGGCGCGGGCGCGATGAACGACGCTCGCGGCTACGACTACCAGAACAAGATCCAGAACCACATGAACCGCCTGTTCCCGGGAGGCAAGACGCCGAGCGGGACGACGGCCAACGTCCCCGACACCACGGTGAACCCGGGCGGCGAGAAGCCGGGGCTGGCGCCGGGCAAGAGCACGCCCGGTGGGGATCCGCGCACGCCGGTGAGCGGCAGCGACTATCAGATCAAGAAGGGCGACACGCTGTGGGGCATCGCCTCCAAGCTCAAGAGCCAGGGCATGGAGGGCTCGCACTGGGACGTCATCAACCAGATCCGCCAGCTGAACCCGAAGATCACCGACCCGAACCTCATCCTGGCCGGTGACAGCCTCAAGCTGCCGGGCGTTCCGGGCAAGGACCAGAGCTCGTACACGCCGGGCACGAACAAGCCGCCGGTCGACCTGAACCCGGGCGCCAAGCCCGGTGGCACGCAGGGCACCGAGGGCGCGACGCCCGTCACGGACGGCGGTCGGGTGGACCCGAGCAAGGTCCCGCAGATCAGCCAGTACAACCCGGCGGGCAAGTCCGGTGGCTACACCAACGGGCCGGCCAACTGCGGCCCCACGTCCATGGCGCAGATCGCCCGCGCGTTCGGTTACGGCAAGGACATGAACGACGCGCAGCTCATCAACCACCTGGGCAAGATTGGCGGCACGGGCTCCAACGGCACGGGCGTCAACGGCATCGCGCAGATGGCGAAGGCGATGGGCAAGAACTGCGTCACCAAGGGCCCTGGCGCCAACGTGGAGTGGATCGCCGACCAGCTCAAGCAGGGCAAGCTGGTGGTGGCCAACGGCGACTACCACGCCATGCCGCCGCACCAGAACGAGGGCCGCACCTCCGGCCACTACGTGACGGTGGCGGGCATGGACTCCAAGGGCAACTTCATCGTCCGCGACCCGGCCGACGCCAACGTGAAGACCATCACCCCGGAGCAGATGAAGCACTTCCTCCGGTCCAACCCGAACGGTGGCTATCAGATGGCCATCGGCTGA
- a CDS encoding myxosortase-dependent M36 family metallopeptidase gives MKRLWMGTASAVLAVLMWSPQGHAKAGGVDAFLLAPANRPLSNAAANASQRGLRINSIEGRVGVPTFVFSERALNQAGSQKAVRAPTRASANTAAREHLRGVADIYRLNGAEVDGAELRNVHLPKDNSGAVIASYGRRVNGIEVFRSEVKVVMDARQELVAISGYLQPRNADDEKNALPSAFTLSAPQAISKAVQELTGASFDSRALTPVGTQGDYSKFSVDSRLVTGAHAFGDATRAKKVLFPLPDGLVPAYYVEVSAGPANNPEASYKAYVISARDGSMLFKHDLVNSESFTYRVWADPVSFIPHDGPQGTGATPHPTGTNDGYQAPLNVPSSLVTLQNLPFGRNDPWLPANATTTTGNNVDAYADLGGADGYQEGIDLRAPLTDAETRTFGHSFDVTKAPDADINQKYAAVVNLFYVNNFLHDWYYDAGFDEASGNAQATNYGRGGLEGDPIRAEAQDFGGRNNANMSTPADGARPRMQQYIFDGPTELTVSSPTPIAGLYDIGSAGFGPKGFDVQGEFAVPPQGANAAQTTAYRIGCADANGTNPYVGIKPFTGKIALIERGSCSFAFKVYNAQQAGAIGVIITNTASGTFGGMAASTDPDTNKAITIPSVMVRYADGNKFRDALTTAPVQGSLYRNLADDRDGTLDNDIIAHEWGHYISNRLIGNASGLTNIQGRSMGEGWGDFHALLMMVRADDINVPSNANWNGVYGMAGYTQSDGRKNNGYYWGIRRVPYTTDMTKNGLTLKHIQTGTHLPDHPVAYGEEGLDNAEVHSAGEVWATMLWECYASLLRDHPFAEAQDRMKRYLVAAYKATPSQPTFLEARDAVLAAAASNDPADYQRFLAAFARRGAGFGAKVPDRESFDLIGVVESYQAGNTLEVVSVKVDDTVTGCDKDGVLDAGETGRLLVTVRNVGGAALSGFSATAAFNGSSAGVEASFESGNTIAFPAIGRGELVTASIPVTLTQAPTPANALATLGVDVTFPYNLANGSATATQTHAFRGPVNYDETAESSDTETASTVYSPWTSSLDYYEPVWKTDGQYWHASNDAFTIDKRLTSPIFNPVPGQDFVLSFDHRHSFEADIVDGVMTYFDGGFIEVSVNEGAWTDAAALTWGTGTTLTKTALPLLDSGTPYLGGRRVFGKLSAGYPAFVPVSINFGKIFGNYKNVRIRFRMASDGGVGAYGWDIDNIKVTGISNKAFSSRVAETFTGEGTAPACNVPPIAIAGEAIVVDEFTADEYGELTPTVITLNGGGSVDPDGTGPLTYSWKQVHGPTVTLTGANTANPSFTANVPATTIFTFRLVVSDGVSSSLPKDVQVQVVNINRIPTALARVQGNGPTTVNERSGTITLDGTGSTDPDGEALNYEWEQLDGPEVEMDDFTSATPTFEIPEVTEDTDLVFALWVNDNKEWGIESYIVITVKNVDRGPTASAGENQRVTPGSTVTLAGEGIDEDGDDVTYAWTQTSGTPVTLTGADTATPTFTAPTVTGSVDLVFSLVVTAGGVSSEASTVTVTVARDNHKPTVNVAGAYTVHEGANVKLVATAVDEDGDELTYKWVQVAGQAITLSDTTSSELKFTAPDVDSESTLLFRVRVSDGIDTSDAVEVAVTVRNLPEQSCSAAGSGASGAVIPALMMLSLMLRRRRK, from the coding sequence ATGAAGCGTCTGTGGATGGGTACGGCCAGCGCCGTGCTCGCCGTGCTGATGTGGTCCCCGCAGGGCCATGCGAAGGCAGGTGGTGTCGATGCCTTCCTGCTGGCCCCCGCCAATCGCCCCCTGTCGAACGCCGCCGCGAATGCATCCCAGCGGGGGCTGCGCATCAACAGCATCGAGGGTCGCGTAGGAGTCCCGACCTTCGTCTTCTCCGAGCGCGCGCTGAACCAGGCGGGTTCTCAGAAGGCTGTTCGTGCACCGACGCGCGCGTCCGCCAACACGGCGGCGCGTGAGCACCTGCGCGGCGTGGCGGACATCTACCGCCTGAACGGCGCCGAGGTGGATGGCGCCGAACTGCGCAACGTGCACCTGCCGAAGGACAACTCGGGCGCGGTGATCGCCAGCTACGGCCGGCGCGTCAACGGCATCGAGGTGTTCCGCAGCGAGGTCAAGGTGGTGATGGACGCCCGGCAGGAGCTGGTGGCCATCTCCGGCTACCTCCAGCCGCGCAACGCCGATGACGAGAAGAACGCCCTCCCGTCGGCCTTCACGCTCTCCGCGCCGCAGGCCATCTCCAAGGCGGTCCAGGAGCTGACGGGCGCGTCGTTCGACTCGCGCGCGCTCACCCCGGTCGGTACCCAGGGCGACTACTCCAAGTTCTCCGTGGACAGCCGCCTGGTCACCGGCGCGCACGCCTTCGGCGACGCGACCCGCGCGAAGAAGGTCCTCTTCCCGCTGCCCGACGGCCTGGTCCCGGCGTACTACGTCGAGGTCAGCGCGGGCCCGGCGAACAACCCGGAGGCCAGCTACAAGGCCTACGTCATCAGCGCGCGTGACGGCTCGATGCTGTTCAAGCACGACCTGGTCAACTCCGAGTCCTTCACCTACCGCGTCTGGGCGGACCCGGTGTCGTTCATCCCGCACGACGGTCCCCAGGGCACCGGGGCCACGCCTCACCCCACGGGCACCAACGACGGCTACCAGGCGCCGCTGAACGTCCCGTCCAGCCTGGTGACGCTGCAGAACCTCCCCTTCGGCCGCAACGACCCGTGGCTGCCGGCCAACGCGACGACGACGACGGGCAACAACGTCGACGCCTACGCGGACCTCGGCGGCGCGGACGGCTACCAGGAGGGCATCGACCTCCGGGCGCCGCTGACCGACGCGGAGACCCGCACGTTCGGCCACTCGTTCGACGTGACGAAGGCTCCCGACGCCGACATCAACCAGAAGTACGCGGCGGTCGTGAACCTGTTCTACGTCAACAACTTCCTGCACGACTGGTACTACGACGCGGGCTTCGACGAAGCCTCCGGCAACGCGCAGGCGACCAACTACGGCCGTGGCGGCCTCGAGGGTGACCCCATCCGCGCCGAGGCCCAGGACTTCGGCGGTCGCAACAACGCCAACATGTCCACGCCCGCGGACGGCGCCCGCCCCCGCATGCAGCAGTACATCTTCGACGGCCCGACCGAGCTCACCGTCAGCTCGCCGACGCCGATCGCCGGTCTGTACGACATCGGCTCCGCGGGCTTCGGCCCCAAGGGGTTCGACGTCCAGGGCGAGTTCGCCGTGCCTCCCCAGGGCGCGAACGCCGCGCAGACCACCGCGTACCGCATCGGCTGCGCCGACGCGAATGGCACCAACCCCTACGTGGGCATCAAGCCCTTCACGGGGAAGATCGCCCTCATCGAGCGGGGTAGCTGCTCGTTCGCCTTCAAGGTCTACAACGCCCAGCAGGCCGGCGCGATCGGCGTCATCATCACCAACACCGCGTCGGGCACGTTCGGCGGGATGGCGGCCAGCACGGACCCCGACACGAACAAGGCCATCACCATTCCGTCGGTGATGGTGCGCTACGCGGATGGCAACAAGTTCCGCGACGCGCTCACCACGGCCCCGGTCCAGGGCAGCCTGTACCGGAACCTCGCGGATGACCGTGACGGCACGCTCGACAACGACATCATCGCGCACGAGTGGGGGCACTACATCTCCAACCGCCTCATCGGCAACGCGTCCGGTCTTACGAACATCCAGGGTCGCTCCATGGGCGAGGGCTGGGGTGACTTCCACGCCCTGCTGATGATGGTCCGCGCCGACGACATCAACGTCCCGAGCAACGCGAACTGGAACGGCGTCTACGGCATGGCGGGCTACACCCAGAGCGACGGCCGCAAGAACAACGGCTACTACTGGGGCATCCGCCGCGTTCCGTACACGACGGACATGACCAAGAACGGCCTGACCCTCAAGCACATCCAGACCGGCACGCACCTGCCGGACCACCCGGTCGCCTACGGCGAGGAGGGCCTGGACAACGCCGAGGTTCACAGCGCTGGCGAGGTGTGGGCCACGATGCTGTGGGAGTGCTACGCGAGCCTGCTGCGCGACCACCCGTTCGCGGAGGCCCAGGACCGCATGAAGCGCTACCTGGTGGCCGCCTACAAGGCGACGCCCAGCCAGCCCACGTTCCTGGAGGCGCGTGACGCCGTCCTGGCCGCCGCCGCTTCGAACGACCCCGCGGACTACCAGCGGTTCCTCGCCGCCTTCGCGCGTCGTGGCGCGGGCTTCGGCGCCAAGGTCCCGGATCGCGAGAGCTTCGACCTCATCGGCGTCGTGGAGAGCTACCAGGCGGGCAACACGCTCGAGGTCGTCAGCGTCAAGGTGGACGACACGGTCACCGGCTGCGACAAGGACGGCGTGCTGGACGCGGGTGAGACGGGCCGACTGCTCGTCACGGTGCGCAACGTGGGCGGCGCCGCCCTCAGCGGCTTCTCCGCCACCGCGGCGTTCAATGGTTCGAGCGCGGGCGTGGAGGCCTCGTTCGAGTCCGGCAACACGATTGCGTTCCCGGCCATCGGTCGTGGCGAGCTGGTCACGGCGAGCATCCCCGTGACGCTGACGCAGGCTCCGACCCCCGCGAACGCGCTGGCCACGCTCGGCGTGGACGTGACGTTCCCCTACAACCTGGCGAACGGCTCGGCGACGGCTACTCAGACGCACGCCTTCCGTGGCCCGGTCAACTACGACGAGACCGCGGAGTCCTCCGACACGGAGACGGCCTCGACGGTGTACTCGCCGTGGACCTCGTCGCTCGACTACTACGAGCCGGTGTGGAAGACGGATGGCCAGTACTGGCACGCGTCCAACGACGCCTTCACCATCGACAAGCGCCTGACCTCGCCCATCTTCAACCCGGTGCCGGGCCAGGACTTCGTCCTCTCCTTCGACCACCGTCACAGCTTCGAGGCGGACATCGTCGATGGTGTGATGACCTACTTCGACGGCGGCTTCATCGAGGTCTCCGTCAATGAAGGGGCGTGGACCGACGCCGCGGCGCTGACGTGGGGCACGGGCACGACGCTGACCAAGACGGCGCTGCCGCTGCTCGACTCCGGGACGCCGTACCTCGGCGGCCGCAGGGTCTTTGGCAAGCTGAGCGCCGGGTATCCCGCGTTCGTCCCGGTGAGCATCAACTTCGGCAAGATCTTCGGGAACTACAAGAACGTGCGGATCCGCTTCCGCATGGCTTCGGATGGTGGTGTCGGCGCCTACGGTTGGGACATCGACAACATCAAGGTCACGGGCATCTCCAACAAGGCGTTCAGCTCTCGCGTCGCGGAGACATTCACGGGTGAAGGCACGGCTCCGGCCTGCAACGTCCCGCCGATCGCCATCGCGGGTGAGGCCATCGTCGTCGACGAGTTCACCGCGGACGAGTACGGCGAGCTGACCCCGACGGTCATCACGCTGAACGGTGGCGGCAGCGTGGATCCGGATGGTACGGGCCCGCTGACCTACAGCTGGAAGCAGGTGCACGGTCCGACCGTGACCCTGACGGGCGCGAACACGGCGAACCCCAGCTTCACGGCGAACGTTCCCGCGACCACCATCTTCACCTTCCGCCTGGTGGTGAGCGATGGCGTGTCGTCGAGCCTCCCGAAGGATGTCCAGGTCCAGGTGGTCAACATCAACCGGATTCCGACGGCGCTGGCCCGCGTGCAGGGCAACGGTCCCACGACCGTGAATGAGCGTTCGGGCACTATCACCCTCGACGGCACGGGTTCCACGGATCCGGACGGCGAGGCGCTCAACTACGAGTGGGAGCAGCTGGATGGGCCGGAGGTGGAGATGGACGACTTCACCAGCGCCACGCCGACGTTCGAGATCCCCGAGGTCACGGAGGATACGGACCTGGTCTTCGCCCTCTGGGTGAATGACAACAAGGAGTGGGGCATCGAGTCCTACATCGTCATCACCGTGAAGAACGTGGATCGCGGCCCGACGGCCTCCGCGGGTGAGAACCAGCGGGTGACCCCGGGCAGCACGGTGACGCTGGCCGGCGAGGGCATCGACGAGGACGGTGACGACGTCACCTACGCCTGGACGCAGACCTCCGGCACGCCGGTGACGCTGACGGGCGCCGACACGGCCACTCCGACGTTCACCGCTCCGACGGTGACCGGCTCCGTGGACCTGGTGTTCAGCCTGGTGGTCACGGCGGGTGGCGTGTCCTCCGAGGCGAGCACCGTGACGGTCACGGTGGCGCGCGACAACCACAAGCCGACGGTGAACGTCGCGGGCGCCTACACGGTGCACGAGGGCGCGAACGTGAAGCTGGTGGCCACGGCGGTCGACGAGGACGGCGATGAGCTCACGTACAAGTGGGTCCAGGTCGCGGGCCAGGCGATCACCCTGTCCGACACGACGTCGTCGGAGCTGAAATTCACCGCTCCGGACGTCGACTCCGAGTCGACGCTGCTGTTCCGCGTCCGGGTGAGCGACGGCATCGACACCTCCGACGCGGTCGAGGTGGCGGTCACGGTTCGCAACCTGCCGGAGCAGAGCTGCAGCGCGGCGGGCAGCGGCGCCTCTGGCGCGGTCATCCCGGCGCTCATGATGCTGAGCCTGATGCTGCGCCGTCGTCGCAAGTAA
- a CDS encoding response regulator transcription factor — protein MTSSPPPASTRPAILIVEDDAHLRIGLRDNLVDEGYVVAEASNTRDAEVLLGQRAFDLLILDVMLPGEDGYSFCRRLRARGLKSLVLMLTARSLEDDIVRGFDAGAQDYLTKPYRLRELLARVGALVRRVGGTPAQVVTFGGYTLDQGRRTVSQPDGTGVELTRTEFDLLAFLLRHRERALPRGEILDAVWGRDVVVDPRTVDNFVSNLKKKLGWTSASGFTIHTIRGVGYRMEVSSP, from the coding sequence ATGACCTCCTCTCCTCCTCCCGCCTCCACCCGCCCCGCCATCCTCATCGTCGAGGACGACGCCCACCTGCGCATCGGCCTTCGCGACAACCTGGTCGACGAGGGCTACGTCGTGGCGGAGGCGTCGAACACGCGCGACGCGGAGGTCCTGCTGGGGCAGCGCGCGTTCGACCTGCTCATCCTCGATGTCATGCTGCCCGGCGAGGACGGCTACAGCTTCTGCCGGCGGCTGCGCGCGCGGGGACTCAAGAGCCTGGTGCTGATGCTCACCGCGCGCTCGCTCGAGGACGACATCGTCCGGGGCTTCGACGCGGGAGCGCAGGACTACCTCACCAAGCCCTACCGCCTGCGGGAGCTGCTGGCGCGCGTGGGCGCCCTGGTCCGCCGGGTGGGCGGCACGCCCGCGCAGGTGGTGACGTTCGGGGGCTACACGCTGGACCAGGGACGGCGCACGGTGAGCCAGCCGGATGGCACCGGCGTGGAGCTGACCCGGACGGAGTTCGACCTGCTGGCCTTCCTGTTGCGCCACCGCGAACGCGCCCTGCCCCGGGGAGAAATCCTCGACGCCGTGTGGGGCCGCGACGTGGTGGTGGACCCGCGCACGGTGGACAACTTCGTCTCCAACCTGAAGAAGAAGCTCGGCTGGACGAGCGCCTCCGGCTTCACCATCCACACCATCCGCGGGGTGGGCTACCGGATGGAGGTCTCCTCCCCATGA
- a CDS encoding sensor histidine kinase, with protein MLRRLLPTLIALGCGLLALGWGLVSLQRIFSREREDAHAQVHSRREALAHAATESLRQALARRLADQIPAINAAMGDPLAPGEGFYLGLRDHQFLPRLTRPLPGQEMPARATYEMLADALHTRGLEGWEPRLARLRAAMAATEEAPTSRRTTTLVEALFQHVAAHPLPPEEELPFLLLVLERLHRGPGTSALVRGLLREGFSEEFGGMPRFAGLQRALLWNRSRFTQTDFAFLQARTVALSNALGEPSRDFLERADEVGAGMLVMPGGIQAPTLVGEQWYVERRGETLYGMAVDIPRMLRPIRDDMRARGLFGAQGRIQLAGGQPVLPLKELQLRVDLPEWSRAEADIDARYGLKTLLVAVCGVLAVAIVALAVVSQQRKYRFLELKSDFVATVSHELRTPLASIRLLGETMERKLAQVPEMRDYPARIVQAADGLHFLVENLLSFNRIDKGRWTLRPSRVRLEELINPLRDDLASATSVPVELVTDLGDTELEADPSLLRLLFSNLGRNACAYNRRAPVRITVSALTYEGHGCTVLFRDNGVGIPESEWQNVFLDFYRVTPPGQDVHGSGLGLSLCQKIMKLHHGEIQVATSTPEGTTFALTFHEPRR; from the coding sequence ATGCTGCGCCGGCTCCTTCCCACGCTCATCGCCCTGGGGTGCGGACTGCTGGCCCTCGGCTGGGGGCTGGTGAGTCTCCAGCGCATCTTCTCGCGCGAGCGCGAGGACGCCCACGCCCAGGTGCACTCGCGGCGCGAGGCGCTGGCGCACGCCGCCACCGAATCGCTGAGGCAGGCCCTGGCGCGCCGGCTGGCCGATCAGATTCCGGCCATCAACGCCGCCATGGGCGACCCGCTCGCCCCCGGCGAGGGCTTCTATCTGGGCCTGCGGGACCACCAGTTCCTCCCCCGCCTCACCCGCCCGCTGCCCGGCCAGGAGATGCCCGCACGGGCCACCTACGAGATGCTCGCGGACGCCCTCCACACCCGGGGGTTGGAGGGCTGGGAGCCGAGGCTGGCGCGCCTGCGCGCGGCCATGGCGGCCACGGAGGAGGCGCCCACGTCCCGCCGCACCACGACCCTGGTCGAGGCGCTGTTCCAGCACGTCGCCGCCCACCCGCTGCCTCCGGAGGAGGAGCTGCCCTTCCTGCTGCTCGTGCTGGAGCGGCTGCATCGCGGGCCGGGCACGTCCGCGCTGGTCCGGGGCCTGCTGCGCGAGGGCTTCTCCGAGGAGTTCGGGGGCATGCCCCGCTTCGCCGGGCTCCAGCGGGCGCTGCTCTGGAACCGCTCGCGCTTCACGCAGACGGACTTCGCCTTCCTCCAGGCGCGCACGGTCGCGCTGAGCAACGCCCTGGGAGAGCCCAGCCGCGACTTCCTGGAGCGGGCCGACGAGGTGGGCGCGGGAATGCTGGTGATGCCCGGAGGCATCCAGGCCCCCACGCTGGTGGGCGAGCAGTGGTACGTGGAGCGGCGGGGCGAGACGCTCTACGGCATGGCCGTGGACATCCCACGGATGCTGCGCCCCATCCGGGACGACATGCGCGCCCGCGGCCTGTTCGGCGCGCAGGGGCGCATCCAGCTGGCGGGCGGACAGCCGGTGCTGCCGCTGAAGGAGCTCCAGCTGCGCGTGGACCTGCCGGAGTGGAGCCGCGCCGAGGCGGACATCGACGCGCGCTACGGGCTCAAGACGCTCCTGGTGGCCGTGTGCGGCGTGCTGGCGGTGGCCATCGTCGCGCTGGCCGTGGTGTCCCAGCAGCGCAAGTACCGCTTCCTCGAGCTCAAGAGCGACTTCGTGGCCACGGTGTCCCACGAGCTGCGCACGCCCCTGGCCTCCATCCGCCTGCTGGGCGAGACGATGGAGCGCAAGCTGGCCCAGGTGCCGGAGATGCGCGACTACCCGGCCCGCATCGTCCAGGCCGCGGACGGGCTCCACTTCCTGGTGGAGAACCTCCTGTCCTTCAACCGCATCGACAAGGGCCGCTGGACGCTGCGTCCCTCGCGCGTGCGGCTGGAGGAGCTCATCAATCCCCTCCGGGACGACCTCGCGTCCGCGACGTCGGTCCCCGTGGAGCTCGTCACCGACCTGGGCGACACGGAGCTGGAGGCGGACCCGTCGCTCCTGCGACTGCTGTTCTCCAACCTGGGGCGCAACGCGTGCGCCTACAACCGGCGCGCCCCGGTGCGCATCACCGTCAGCGCCCTGACGTACGAGGGGCACGGCTGCACCGTGCTCTTCCGCGACAATGGCGTGGGCATCCCCGAGTCCGAGTGGCAGAACGTCTTCCTCGACTTCTACCGGGTGACGCCTCCTGGACAGGACGTCCACGGCAGCGGCCTGGGGCTGTCGCTGTGCCAGAAAATCATGAAGCTGCATCACGGCGAGATCCAGGTGGCCACCTCCACGCCCGAGGGCACCACCTTCGCGCTGACCTTCCACGAGCCGCGTCGATGA
- the nadE gene encoding NAD(+) synthase translates to MTFSKQVLELDWEAKAAELSEGLRETVLKKLKKRGIVVAISGGIDSACVAALSVRALGPERVFGILLPERDSSGWSSQLGRKLCEKLGIKYQLHDIAPILEAAGCYRQRDEAVRSVFPEFTPDMKWKIVMHGDRLNTDAVNFFYVVVQVNGEERRFRLPPQAYTQIVAATNFKQRTRKMMDYFHADRLNFAVAGTPNRLEYDQGFFVKLGDGAADVKPIAGLYKTQTYKLAKHLGVIEEITSGEPTTDTFSLPQSQEDFYFSVHYSQLDLLMWAKNHGVPTDEAARVMGLTPTQVQRVYDDIDQKRRSTAYLHSPPLLLEKVPELDPFKLG, encoded by the coding sequence ATGACGTTTTCCAAACAGGTGTTGGAGCTGGACTGGGAGGCGAAGGCCGCGGAGCTGTCCGAGGGGCTTCGCGAGACGGTGCTGAAGAAGCTGAAGAAGCGCGGCATCGTGGTGGCCATCTCCGGCGGCATCGACTCCGCGTGCGTCGCGGCGCTGTCCGTGCGGGCGCTGGGGCCCGAGCGCGTCTTCGGCATCCTCCTGCCCGAGCGCGACTCCAGCGGGTGGAGCTCCCAGCTGGGGCGCAAGCTCTGCGAGAAGCTGGGCATCAAGTACCAGCTGCACGACATCGCCCCCATCCTCGAGGCCGCCGGCTGCTACCGGCAGCGCGACGAGGCGGTGCGTTCGGTGTTCCCGGAGTTCACCCCGGACATGAAGTGGAAGATCGTCATGCACGGCGACCGGCTGAACACGGACGCGGTGAACTTCTTCTACGTCGTGGTGCAGGTGAACGGCGAGGAGCGCCGCTTCCGGCTGCCGCCCCAGGCGTACACGCAGATTGTCGCCGCGACGAACTTCAAGCAGCGCACGCGGAAGATGATGGACTACTTCCACGCGGACCGCCTGAACTTCGCGGTGGCGGGCACGCCCAACCGGCTCGAGTACGACCAGGGCTTCTTCGTGAAGCTGGGCGACGGCGCCGCGGACGTGAAGCCCATCGCCGGCCTCTACAAGACGCAGACCTACAAGCTGGCCAAGCACCTGGGCGTCATCGAGGAGATCACCAGCGGCGAGCCCACCACGGACACCTTCAGCCTCCCGCAGTCGCAGGAGGACTTCTATTTCTCCGTGCACTACTCGCAGCTCGACCTGCTCATGTGGGCCAAGAACCACGGCGTGCCCACGGACGAGGCCGCGCGCGTCATGGGCCTGACGCCCACGCAGGTGCAGCGCGTCTACGACGACATCGACCAGAAGCGCCGCAGCACCGCCTACCTCCACTCGCCCCCGCTGCTGCTCGAGAAGGTCCCCGAGCTGGACCCCTTCAAGCTGGGTTGA